TTCAGCCCAGGGGCTTCTGATGACTCACTCAGGAGGTCCTTGGCCCGTAGGGGTGATGTGGGGCTGGCAGCTGATGCTGCCATGACCACAGGGAAGAGACAACTGGAGACAACAGAGGTGGGAACTCCTGGTTCTGCTTTAGGAGAGCCCAGGGGAGTAAGTACCGGGAgaaggaagatttgggagaaatgAGGAAGACTCCGAGCGAAGGATTCTTGCTGAATGAGGGTATGGAGCCTTTCTGGTTAAAGGAAAGGTTTCCAACAGTTCCAGAGGCCATGGGAGAGGACAAAAGGATTTCTTTCCACAGCTCCTGGGAACAGTAGAAAAGGCGGGTGCAGCGAGGAGAAGGTGGGGATGGAAGACCTACTGCGGGGCAGGCGCACCACTGCAGTTCCTCTGGAGCGCTGAAAGCTGCAGTTCAACTTCTGGGCCAGGCTCTCATAGTCCACTGAACTCTTAAGTTCTCACACCCAGAATGCGCAAACTGAAAAGGACCCAAATCCAATAGGGGCCTAATTTCCGCCCAGCTGTCTTACGTGCCCCTCAACTGGCTCCGGTCTCAGCGAGGCAGGAACCTCACGCTCCCCACCTCTCCTCTTCGCCATGCACCCATACAGGATCAACTGTCTGGTATATCCCCTCCGATCCCTCCGGGCAAGAAAGCCGTAGCACGGCTCCCTAGAATCCCTCCCTCCCTACTAACCCAAAAGAAAGTTTGTGAACACTCAAGTCACGCCCTCTGATGGCCCTAAAAAATACGCTCAGGCGCTCCAGCTTAGCCTGAGATCCCTTACCTCGATCACCCCGTTCCGATTACTCCCCACACCTCCAGTCCTCAGCCCCGCAGTTTGCCAAGGTGGGAACTAGGGAATGCCCCCTCCCCCTGAGACCCGGTAGGCCCACACCCAAAAGACCCCTCTTCTCGCGCCCTTCCCAACACTCAAAACCGTTGGCAGTCTCCCGCCCACCTTCCGCAGCTCCTCCTCACTCGCTTCGATGACGTCACCAGCCCAGGATACAGTGCTTTCAGCCGCTTCCAGCTTCTGGAGCGGAGAGCCTTACACGCGCATGCCCAGACCCGGCGCCACGGATTGGCTGAAGCAGGTATGGGGCGGAGTTATTGCTGCGACTCTTTGACCCGATGGGGCGGGGCTCCGCGAAAACCGGAAGTGTCGAGTAACGGGCACTCGGAGCAGTTCCGGTGAGTCCGGGGGAGGGGACCCCCGTCTGGTTGGAGGGATCCGTGACTGAGAACTGGAGCCGACGGGGTGTGGGCGGTCCCGGGGAGAGGCTCACATTCTCTGCCTTGCAGATGACTGTCCACAACCTGTACCTGTTTGACCGAAATGGAGTGTGTCTGCATTACAGCGAGTGGCACCGCAAGAAGCAAGCAGGGATCCCTAAGGAGGAGGTGACGAGAGGGCCCCGCGCCACTTGGGTGACCTCGCATCTCCAAATGCACATAGTCCCAGTCCAgccccttttctccaaaccctggCTCATTCCCACCCCTACCCCGTCTCCTTTACAACAGAGAGCTAATTCTGCCCCCTCTCCTTCCAGGAGTACAAGCTGATGTACGGGATGCTCTTCTCTATCCGCTCTTTTGTCAGCAAGATGTCCCCGCTAGACATGTACGCGGAGTCGGAGGGGTTGTTGAGGGAAGGAGGGAACAGATGGGGAGGGGGTACTTTCTGGAGTGGGAGGGGCTTTTGTCCCCAGAGAGGGtaaggagacagagagaaaggctgAGTCAGGAGCGAGAATTCAGGACCTGGCCGAAGCGGCCGTGGGGAAGAGAAGGTTAGAGAGGTTGGGCACGGGGGCTACAGTGAAAGGTGAAGCTGCGAGGTGTCTAAAAGGGAGTCTATCTAGAGGGGATCAGAAGTATCTCTTTGGGAGAGATTCCGCTCCCATTCCTTAACATTCCTCCCCATCCCTGCAGGAAGGACGGCTTCCTGGCCTTCCAAACTAGCCGTTACAAACTGCATTACTACGAGACGCCCACTGGGATCAAGGTTGTCATGAATACAGACTTGGGCGTGGGGCCCATCCGAGATGTGCTGCACCACATCTACAGTGCGGTCAGTGCCAGTCCCTCCGACCCTGCTCCCAAAGCCTCAACAGCCATGATCACTCAGAGCCCCAAGACTCCATCCCTGCCCTAATCCTACTGTACTGTATCTCTACAGTACAGTAGACACCCTGGGTTTTCTCTGGACCTTTATGTCTTTATACACTCCCACCTGCAGTTTCTCCTCAAAGGGTTTGCCTCCCAGCCCTTGATCCCTGTGCATTCACACACCTGTGAGGTTGAAAAGAAGTGTACAAAGCCTGGCTCTAACACCCTCCCTCTTCACAGCTGTATGTGGagctggtggtgaagaatccccTGTGCCCGCTTGGCCAGACTGTGCAAAGTGAGCTCTTCCGCTCCCGACTGGACTCCTACGTCCGCTCTCTGCCCTTCTTCTCCGCCCGGGCTGGCTGAAGGAAGCACTCTACCTCACCCCTCAGAAGAATCGCTGTCTGCCTGGGGCCCAACCTAACCTGTATCACCCAAGGGCTCCTGCTGCAAACCCTACCACCCCAGTCCCCCAGCCTCATCAAGCCCCTCGGTAGCCCTCCTAGGGGAACAGCCTAAAGCCCTTCACAGGAAGGCAGCCTACTAGAGTCCCTACACCTCCAAACCAGGTCCTCTCTCCAGTTTGATCCCCTACCTGATTCTGTGAGAAGTACAGAATAAACTTTTTATCACCCTCTGGGACCTTAGCGTGTCAGTTTGAGTGGTTGATCGGGGCCTGCCCCTCTCATGGAGGCGTGAACCAGGGTGTCTGCATCCTCTGAGCCAAAAAAGAGGCTTTTTCCATGGGtttgttaacaacaacaacacgacTGATGTTTGGGGCTGGGTAATACCTTGAttggggggagaggggggagggCTGTCAGGTACTCTGTTCtgcctgtgaaagtgttagtcgctcagtcttgtctgactctttgcaaccccatggactgtagcccaccaagcccctccatgggatttcccaggcaagaataccagagtggattgccatttcctgcactGCCACTCACTAAATGCTGGTAGCATGCCCGCGTCCAAGTCGTGACAGTCAGAATTGtctccagggatttccctggtggtccagtggttaagactacatgcttccgatgcagggggtatgggttcaatccccggtcagggaactaagatgcaaCATGcatcaaggcaaaaaaaaaaaaaaaagtctcccgACCTTGCCAAATGTCCCCCACGGGACAAAATAGCTCCTGGATTGAAAACCACTGGAATGGTGGAAGACAGATCAGCCTCGAGGTCCAGAGAATAGAACCACCCTCCGGGTGCTGCTCTCTGGTTGCTATGAGCCCACGAAACACTCAAGCTGCAGCGCTCCGGAAGGTGGGGTTTATGCAGATAAGCTGCAGGTTTGGTCTGGGAGGCGGGCGGCTTTATGCAGATGAGGGGGCGGTGCCTGCATGTTGATTAGCTGGGCAGGCTGCCGACGCGGCTGGGAGCCTAGCGGGTCCCGCTGCGTTTTGGGCAGAGGTGGCATCTTTCTTCCGCCCCCTCCTTGTCCCTAAGTTCCTACCCTCCCAGAATCGCCCTCGACCTTCACCTTCGtccatctctccctctcctctccgcGCCAGTGCCCCCGAATCCTAATCGCTCCACTCGTGGCGCCCCCCTCATTTCTCCTCTCCGCCGCAAACCCCGCGACCTCCAGCAGCCCGCCCGCACGGGCCCGATCCTGCCTGGCGGCTCCCGCCGCAACCTCCTCAGCCTTCCCGCTCTCCCAGGGCTCGCGCCACTACACCCTCGGGTGTCTCCCCTCGGGCTTCCCGGTTCCCTCTTCCTCCCGCCCCCTCggagccccctcccccgccttGGCCGGCAGGCATGCAGGTGTCTATCGCATGTACAGAACAGAACCTTCGCAGCCGGAGCAGTGAGGACCGTCTGTGTGGACCCCGGCCGGGCCCCGGGGGCGGTAACGGCGGGCTGGTCGGCGGGGGGCATGGGAATCCTCCAGGGGGAGGAGGGTCGGGCCCCAAGGCCCGGGCCGCCGTGGTCCCCCGACCCCCAGCGCCCGCTGGGGCCCTCCGAGAGAGCACCGGCCGAGGCACTGGCATGAAATACAGGTATGGGGGTGGCCTGGCCGCCCGCCACATCTGCTTCCCTTTCCTGACCCCTGAGGCTTCCTAAGATGCTGCCAGGACCCCCCTCAAACTTAACTAAGGAGGTCCCGGCTCATTCCATCTCTTCTTCCCATCGCTGGCACTCCCTTACacggtcctttttttttttttttttttgctctctgtCCATTCCCCTGCCTAGTAGAAAATCAAGTTTACTGAGGTTAACCAGGCCTGTCAGACCCAAGGGATGCTCCTCTTTACCCCCAGGAAGGCCAGGGAAACGCAGATCTCCAGGCTACACACCACCCCACCCAGCTCGGATGGAGTGTCCTTGGGTCGTGTCCTgggaagagaggggaagaaaacGGCTTCTCACTCTGGCCTGCTCAGGGTGCCTGACCCAGATATCGCCCCCACATACCCCAAGGTCTCCTGCACCCTTTcttggtggggagggaagtggggacCTCCGAAGGATGCACCACATCTCTCAAGCCCATGCCCAGGGCCAGGAACCAGGTGGGGAAGATGGAATGAAATGTAACCGACTTGATCTCCGAGAACCGCTGAGCTCTCAGGACTACCAgtaggggagaagggaggggctcCTGCTCAGGAGTGAGTGGAGGTCACTGATCTGAAGTGGCTTTGTCACTTGAGGAATTTGATCCCTTCCATATGGCAGCCCTGATTGGGAAGCTGAGTGGAGTACCTggatgggggggcggggaggagggggctcTCTGGTTTGAAGACAGACTTCACAAGCCAACAGGAGCAGAGCAAGTAGAAAGAAGGGGGAGAACTGGTCTTTCCTCTCAAACTCCCCACCCAGGTGTCCTACCTGCCTTTGTTGGAGGTCGGTCTGCCTAGCCTATTCAAGGACCTTGCCTGCCTGAATGCCTGAACTTGACTTGGTTTACCCCCTTCCACCCCAGTGTCTGCCCTCTAGCACAGCACTCTCTTGAGAATCTGTTTTCACAAACTCATCACAATTAGCCAGTCCTATTCCTCCCAGCCACCCTCTACCCCAACTCCACACATCCCAGAGATGACGCAAACGAACCCAGGACACACCAGAAGCAGCGTTAAGCAGGCAGCACATCTTCAGTGTGATAGGAGGGAACAGAGGCACTGGACCATGGCTCCAGAGGAACACTTCTTATTTGTTCACTTATTCTATGGCCGTGGCACTGCCCAATTCAGTGGGCCCACTGAGTCTAGTTTCTTTGGACTGAGACACCCTGAGGGCATCTCAGTCTGGAATGAGAGGAGCTGGAGGCTGATAATCTATGTCCCTAATGGAGGTTCCACCCCTTCCTGCTGCTTCTGTGTCCTGCAGGAACCTAGGAAAGTCTGGTCTACGGGTATCCTGCCTAGGCCTAGGTGAGTTAGAAAGAAGAGGAATTAAGGGAAGGGGCAGGCATTCTTTCATGGCTGCCCGCCTCCCCCTACCCTGGTCTCATTTTCCTGGCTTCTCTCTTGCAGGTACCTGGGTCACATTTGGTTCTCAGATCTCAGATGAGGTACTGATATAAGTGATGGGACCTAGAAGCAGAGGGAGGGGGTATAAGGGAACCCAAAAGGGGGGAAAACGGACTTGGCTAGGGGTTTGGACAACAAGCATGGAGAATGGTGGACTTGAGGCTGGAGAACGGGGAAAGGGAAGTGAATGTGGTAACCAAGGTTGAGGTGTGATGGGTTAGAGTGCAGTGAGGAAGGTAACTGAGGCTGGTGGTTGATCTCCAACTCTTTCTCTCACCATCCTAGACAGCAGAGGATGTGCTGACAGTAGCCTATGAGCACGGTGTAAACCTGTTTGATACCGCCGAAGTGTATGCCGCAGGAAAGTAAGGACTGGGGTGAAAGAGCTAAGTTATACTTGGAAGGCTGAGAGAACAGCAGGGCTTTTTGGTTTCCCCCCTAAAGAACTCTGGGAATTAAAGCATCACTAAGTTCTAGCCTTTCAGCCAATGGGCCCCCAAAGCATGTTGGGAACTATAGTCCCAACATGTGTCTCCCTCTAGTTTTGAGGGCAACAGGGCATACTGTGCagtcaaaataaaaccaaatatttcTTGGATATCAGTTATGTGCAACTATGTGAGGATGACAAAGCTAAATTTTCAAACATACCATAACCACAGCACATATGGCTTCCCACTGGGAATAATAAAAACTTTGGATGACCTACCCCATCTCTTCTGGCAAACTCTTCTGCTTATCATTAAGACTTGTCCCAGATGTCAGCTTTCCCAAGAACCCTTTGTCCAACTCCCCAAAGTTGGTCACTACCCTCCTCAGCTCCCAAAGCACTTTACACTGCCCTTTGACACACGGTTCATCAATTACTGGTTTACAAGGCCATATTTGCTGCTCAACGAGGAGGGTCCTCCCTCCATAGAACTTGTCCTTTCTCATGTCACCTAAGTACctacacgggcttccctggtagctcagctggtaaagaatctagctgcaatgcaagagaccccaatttgatgcctaggtcgggaagatcccctggagaagggataggctgaccactccagtattcttgggcttccctggtggttcagttggtgaaggatccgcctgcaatgcgggagaagaCCTGGGTGGGATTTTGCAGAGACTAAAAGAAGGGGGAAGGCAACACAGATTGTTG
This portion of the Bubalus bubalis isolate 160015118507 breed Murrah chromosome 3, NDDB_SH_1, whole genome shotgun sequence genome encodes:
- the TRAPPC1 gene encoding trafficking protein particle complex subunit 1, with amino-acid sequence MTVHNLYLFDRNGVCLHYSEWHRKKQAGIPKEEEYKLMYGMLFSIRSFVSKMSPLDMKDGFLAFQTSRYKLHYYETPTGIKVVMNTDLGVGPIRDVLHHIYSALYVELVVKNPLCPLGQTVQSELFRSRLDSYVRSLPFFSARAG